The Flavobacterium sp. 123 genome contains a region encoding:
- a CDS encoding DMT family transporter — protein MGKNNILKGVFLVGLGATSYGMLATFVKMAYNEGFSTAEITVSQFVLGILGISLINAFQKLKKQNTVVKASGKNIFQLLLAGTSLGLTSVFYYLTVRYIPVSIAIVLLMQTVWIGVLLEMILDKRIPSTKKLLAVLIVLIGTLLATNILKTSISLDWRGIVLGLLSATSFTITMFTANRVAIHISSAQRSLFMLLGGAIIVFVFAFVTQTTPFNFTIFMKWGIILSLFGTIIPPLLMNAGFPHTGIGLGSIVSALELPVSVLMAYFLLNETVNLLQWFGISLIITAIVIMNFNVKKQ, from the coding sequence ATGGGAAAAAACAATATATTAAAGGGCGTTTTTCTAGTAGGACTTGGCGCAACAAGCTATGGTATGTTAGCCACATTTGTAAAAATGGCTTATAATGAAGGGTTTTCAACCGCCGAAATAACCGTTTCTCAATTTGTATTGGGAATCCTTGGAATTAGTCTCATTAATGCTTTTCAAAAACTAAAAAAACAAAATACCGTAGTAAAAGCTTCCGGTAAAAATATATTTCAGCTGCTGCTTGCAGGAACTTCTTTAGGATTAACTAGTGTTTTTTATTATTTAACCGTAAGGTATATTCCGGTTTCAATCGCGATTGTTTTATTGATGCAAACGGTTTGGATTGGGGTTTTATTAGAAATGATTTTAGACAAAAGAATTCCTTCAACAAAAAAATTATTAGCTGTTTTAATCGTTTTAATTGGAACCTTATTAGCTACAAACATTCTAAAAACTAGTATTTCATTAGATTGGCGAGGTATTGTATTAGGACTTCTGTCCGCTACTTCATTTACTATAACTATGTTTACAGCAAATCGAGTAGCAATTCACATTTCATCTGCTCAACGTAGTTTATTTATGTTACTTGGCGGAGCAATCATAGTTTTTGTTTTTGCTTTTGTTACACAAACTACCCCTTTCAACTTTACAATTTTCATGAAATGGGGAATAATTCTTTCGCTTTTCGGAACTATAATTCCGCCGCTTTTAATGAATGCTGGATTTCCACATACAGGAATTGGATTAGGCAGTATTGTTTCGGCACTTGAGCTTCCAGTATCTGTATTAATGGCGTATTTTCTTTTAAATGAAACCGTCAATTTACTTCAATGGTTCGGAATATCCTTAATAATAACAGCTATTGTAATTATGAATTTTAATGTTAAAAAACAGTAA
- a CDS encoding DUF2721 domain-containing protein, with the protein MTLHIETPALLFSATSLILLAYTNRFLTVATIVRGLKKTYKEKENKMILLEIKNLNLRLTLIRYMQMAGVMSLFLSVFTMLLLFLDQQLFGIYLFGFSLLSLLISLGLSFWEINISVDALRLHLSDIVEKETKV; encoded by the coding sequence ATGACGCTGCATATTGAAACTCCCGCATTACTTTTCTCGGCTACCTCGTTAATTTTGTTAGCCTACACCAATCGATTTTTGACTGTTGCTACTATTGTTAGAGGGCTAAAAAAAACATATAAAGAGAAAGAAAATAAAATGATTTTATTAGAAATCAAAAACCTAAACCTCCGATTAACGCTTATTCGCTACATGCAAATGGCTGGTGTAATGAGTTTATTTTTATCTGTTTTTACAATGCTTTTATTGTTTTTAGATCAACAATTATTTGGCATTTATCTCTTTGGTTTTAGCCTATTATCACTATTAATTTCATTAGGATTGTCCTTTTGGGAAATCAACATATCGGTTGATGCTCTGAGATTACATTTAAGTGATATTGTTGAAAAAGAGACCAAAGTTTAA
- a CDS encoding MauE/DoxX family redox-associated membrane protein, which translates to MSLPFDLYVMASLYFLAGINHFRSPRLYKKIIPPYFPNPKLLNIISGLAEISLAVLLCIPFYTKYAAWGIIALLIAVFPAHIHMYRDKKASLGLPKWILILRMALQFVLIYWSFHYTLLNM; encoded by the coding sequence ATGAGTTTACCTTTCGATTTATATGTGATGGCTTCGCTTTATTTTTTAGCTGGAATAAACCATTTCAGAAGCCCTCGCCTATACAAAAAAATCATTCCTCCTTACTTTCCAAATCCAAAACTATTAAATATCATAAGCGGACTTGCTGAAATTAGTTTAGCTGTTTTATTATGCATTCCTTTTTATACAAAATATGCCGCTTGGGGAATTATAGCGCTTTTGATTGCGGTTTTTCCAGCTCACATCCATATGTATAGAGATAAAAAAGCAAGTCTTGGTTTGCCAAAATGGATTTTAATTTTACGAATGGCATTACAATTTGTGCTCATTTACTGGTCATTTCATTATACACTTTTAAATATGTAA